AGTAGTTTATATGTATTTTCAAACTCCTCACCCCATAAAACAGCCAAATCCTTTCCAATCTCTTTTTTTACTTCATGGGGATCAAAAAGAGTCCATGAACCCCTGCTTTTAACTCTATTCATAAATAGGTCAGGAACAACTAACTGTGGGAAAATATCATATGCCTTTTTCCTTTGATCCCCTGTCTCTGTTTGAAGTTCTAAAAAGTCTAATAGGTCTAAATGCCATATATCTAGGGCAACAGTTACAGCTCCAGCCCGCTTTCCAAGTTGATTAACAGCAACAGCAGTATCATTTAATATTTTAATCCAAGGAATTACACCCCCTGATGCATTTGGTACACCTTTGATTTCTGATCCAGTGGCTCTTACTCTAGATATGTTTATACCAACACCACCTCCATTTTTAGAGATCTGGGCTACCGTATTGATATTGTAGAATATAGAGTCTAGGGAGTCATCCATAGCCGAAATAAAACAGCTTGAAAGATTACCATTATCCTTTCTCAAATTTATTAAAATGGGAGTAGCTAGGGATATTTTACGTCCGGCAACAGCATTATATATATTTTTTGCAATATCAACTCTGTTACCCTTCTCTGTAGATGCTAAATAGAGACTAATAGACATAAACATCTCCTGGGGTAACTCAAAAGGTGCATTACCATCGGTAATTAAGTATCTATTTGCTAGTAGATTTGCCCCAGCATAATCAAACTCATAATCATATGAAGGTTTAATATTATTCCCTGCTTCAATAAACTCATCTTTAGAATAAAGGTCTAGGATTTTTGATGAGTATAACCCCTTATCCACAGCTTCAAGTATAAAATCATAATAATTTTCATAGTGAGATCCAAACTTTCTTCGTTTTAATGCTTCTTTTGTATAATCCATTATTAAAAGTCTTGCGGCGACTAATCTATATTCAGGTTTTTCTACAGATGTTAGTCTTGACGTAATCTCAATTAGGGATTTTTGAATTTCAGAAGTTGTAATCCTATCCCTATATATAGTATCAATATGGCTCTCTATCTCAAGATAATCTATATCAATACCTTCACACGCTTGTTTAAGTGCTTTTCTAATCTCTTTTATATCAATATTAGACTCTCTTAAATCCCTTTTAATAACCCTCATATTCAACTCCTAAAAACTATTGTAATTGTATATCTACTTTTTTGATAGAATATATTTCCTAATACAAAAAGTCAACTAATAATAATTATTACTAATAACCCTTGACAGTAAAAATAGATGTTGATATATTTAAGTTAATAGTAATTATTACTAATTAGAAATAGGAGAATATAATGTCAGTATTAGTAACAAAACAAGCACCAAATTTTAAAGCAGCAGCGGTTTTACCAGATAATACATTTGGTGAAATAGAATTAAATGATTATAAAGGTAAATATGTAGTTCTATTTTTCTATCCACTGGATTTTACCTTCGTTTGCCCTACAGAAATAATTGAGTTTAATAGAAAGTTAGATGAGTTTAAAAAACGAGGAGTAGAGGTTATAGGTATCTCTGTTGATTCAGAGAACAGTCACTTTGCCTGGAAAAATACACCAGTAAATG
Above is a genomic segment from Thiospirochaeta perfilievii containing:
- a CDS encoding ribonucleoside-diphosphate reductase subunit alpha yields the protein MRVIKRDLRESNIDIKEIRKALKQACEGIDIDYLEIESHIDTIYRDRITTSEIQKSLIEITSRLTSVEKPEYRLVAARLLIMDYTKEALKRRKFGSHYENYYDFILEAVDKGLYSSKILDLYSKDEFIEAGNNIKPSYDYEFDYAGANLLANRYLITDGNAPFELPQEMFMSISLYLASTEKGNRVDIAKNIYNAVAGRKISLATPILINLRKDNGNLSSCFISAMDDSLDSIFYNINTVAQISKNGGGVGINISRVRATGSEIKGVPNASGGVIPWIKILNDTAVAVNQLGKRAGAVTVALDIWHLDLLDFLELQTETGDQRKKAYDIFPQLVVPDLFMNRVKSRGSWTLFDPHEVKKEIGKDLAVLWGEEFENTYKLLESSDFIKKRKVVSAIDIFKQIMKSQIETGMPYLFFKDSVNRANPNSHDGFIGSGNLCQESFSNFRPSEILDEVIHGDEVTAKSRDGLVHTCNLLSLNLANIEDSEDLERNTKLGIRILDNALELTNSPIAESILHNNRYRTIGLGAMGLADYLARESIKYDESESFVDKLFEQIALYAVEESAELSKDRGAYPAFRDSKWSNGIFFNKDKSWFINNSDLRDRWSKVIDLVKKSGIRNGQLLAIAPNTSSSLLQGCSPGVLPVYSKFHIDKNANGAIPICPPFIKKSFWFYKESKNIDQKDIITVISSIQKWIDQGISMEILYNLNNNITATDIYDTLFKAWESGCKTVYYTRTIQRNSSVISEIESCVSCAN